The Labeo rohita strain BAU-BD-2019 chromosome 19, IGBB_LRoh.1.0, whole genome shotgun sequence genome window below encodes:
- the satb1a gene encoding DNA-binding protein SATB1a: MMDHLATTSGTQGPVMCESSYPPCKMARMENSRDLPVPGVTPVSLSSKQTSLHTNRRKGSLLPVFCMVEQSDVPPSERKRSEHAEFVLLKKDLLFSQITEAALQELGYTHTAAALATGQVQVGHWNPVSLSTVTDTSDATVGDMLQDLYHVITLRIKLHSVSKLEDLPAEQWTHSTVRNALKELLKEMNQSTLAKECPLSQSMISSVVNGTYYASISAARCQEFGQWYKHYKRAKSMMGDMNRHCSQPSSSSQPTMFQQPMEGSGAESRGIVQMQAGMPGLVMAQLLSQQHAMSQLLTHAHTHSHGPHPAPLRTPPKCNVSPPTVAQCPSPVTDVSPEIYHWVREELKRAGVSQAVFARVAINRTQGLLSEILRKEEDPRCASQSLLVNLRAMQSFLQLPQSQRDSIYLEERERNLNSTYNTNTSSPLPIQAKLSPVSKDIVVKVECDDSGINYGIYDEIQQEMRRAKVSQALFAKVSAAKSQGWLCELLRWKEEPSPQNRTLWENLSLIRQFLNLSQSERDVIYDQESNTGQTFYSEKHTRPLTEQLQVMPQHVLPLKQHQQLHKIPPQHHQPFLPHHLIAGCPKDTHMGPNIGGRSLPPEAHAILQSFIQEVGLHPDQEAIHTLSAQLGVAKEAVLSFFNGHNWLRQEEQDSGGEREIEEGEDDYMEAEEECRDTMENDEETNANMMTGNQDVVEQNAATQTRFIITIKKEEGLPCKEERDSPAYCQFINS; the protein is encoded by the exons ATGATGGACCATTTGGCAACTACTAGTGGCACCCAGGGGCCCGTCATGTGTGAATCCTCTTATCCTCCATGTAAAATGGCCCGTATGGAGAATTCAAGAGATCTACCTGTACCGGGAGTCACTCCTGTGAGCCTGAGCTCCAAACAAACATCATTACACACTAACAGGAGGAAAG GTAGTCTGCTTCCCGTGTTCTGTATGGTGGAGCAGAGTGACGTCCCACCCTCAGAGAGGAAGAGGTCGGAGCATGCAGAATTTGTGCTGTTGAAGAAAGACCTGCTGTTCAGCCAGATTACAGAGGCTGCACTGCAAGAGCTGGGATACACACACACCGCAGCGGCTCTGGCtacag GTCAGGTTCAAGTTGGTCATTGGAACCCTGTGTCCCTGTCCACTGTGACAGACACCTCTGACGCAACAGTAGGAGACATGCTTCAAGATCTTTACCATGTCATCACCTTAAGAATAAAGCTACACAG TGTTTCTAAATTAGAGGACTTGCCTGCTGAGCAGTGGACTCATTCTACCGTCAGAAATGCCCTGAAGGAGCTGCTGAAAGAGATGAATCAGAGCACACTGGCTAAAGAGTGTCCATTATCTCAG agcatgATTTCATCAGTGGTGAATGGCACTTACTACGCCAGCATCTCTGCTGCGAGATGTCAAGAGTTCGGCCAGTGGTACAAACACTACAAGAGGGCAAAATCTATGATGG GCGACATGAACAGGCACTGCAGCCAACCCTCATCCTCCAGCCAGCCCACCATGTTCCAGCAACCAATGGAAGGCAGTGGGGCGGAGTCACGTGGTATTGTCCAGATGCAGGCTGGAATGCCTGGTCTAGTGATGGCTCAGCTCCTTTCACAGCAGCATGCCATGTCTCAGCTTCTCACACATGCTCACACGCACTCACACGGCCCTCATCCTGCGCCACTAAGGACTCCTCCGAAATGCAATGTTTCCCCACCCACAGTGGCTCAATGTCCCTCACCTGTCACAGATGTGTCACCTGAAATTTACCACTGGGTGCGTGAGGAACTAAAGAGGGCAGGGGTTTCCCAAGCGGTGTTTGCACGAGTGGCAATCAACAGGACTCAG GGCCTGTTGTCGGAGATCTTGCGCAAGGAAGAGGACCCACGGTGTGCATCTCAGTCTCTTTTAGTTAACCTTAGGGCCATGCAGAGCTTCCTGCAACTGCCACAAAGCCAGAGAGACTCGATATATCTGGAGGAAAGAGAGCGGAACCTTAACTCTACCTACAACACCAATACAAGCTCACCTCTGCCCATTCAG GCAAAACTTTCACCGGTTTCCAAGGACATTGTAGTGAAAGTGGAATGCGACGATTCTGGAATAAACTACGGCATCTATGATGAAATACAGCAGGAAATGAGACGGGCAAAAGTGTCACAGGCCTTGTTTGCAAAAGTCTCTGCAGCAAAGAGTCAG GGCTGGCTTTGTGAGCTCCTGCGCTGGAAGGAGGAGCCATCGCCTCAGAATCGTACACTGTGGGAAAATCTGTCTCTGATTCGCCAGTTCCTAaatctcagccaatcagagcgaGACGTTATATATGACCAAGAGAGCAATACTGGGCAGACGTTCTACtcagaaaaacacacaagacCACTGACTGAACAGCTACAA gTGATGCCTCAGCATGTACTGCCTCTAAAGCAACACCAACAACTGCATAAAATTCCACCTCAGCATCATCAACCCTTTCTCCCGCATCACCTCATCGCCGGATGTCCCAAAGACACTCACATGGGCCCAAATATTGGAGGCAGGTCTTTACCACCAGAAGCCCATGCAATCCTCCAGAGCTTCATTCAGGAAGTGGGACTACATCCAGACCAAGAGGCCATTCATACACTATCTGCTCAACTGGGAGTAGCTAAAGAAGCTGTTCTCAGCTTTTTCAATGGTCACAACTGGCTTCGACAGGAAGAACAGGACAGCggaggagaaagagagattGAGGAAGGGGAAGACGATTACATGGAGGCAGAGGAGGAATGCAGGGATACAATGGAAAACGACGAGGAGACGAATGCAAACATGATGACAGGGAATCAAGATGTGGTGGAGCAGAATGCAGCTACACAAACTCGCTTTATCATCACTATTAAAAAAGAGGAGGGGCTTCCATGTAAGGAGGAGCGTGATAGCCCCGCCTACTGCCAATTCATAAACTcctaa